gatacggggcagattcattactactgagccatgatgggaacaccaagcgttttttaaattgaagcgtGGTggacatattagtttcaggtgtatgacagagcggttcaatatttttatagattatacccCATTTAACGTTATTACAAAACAATGgctatacttccctgtgctgtacaggataTCCTTGTTGCTTGTCTATTTATGAATAGTAGATTCTATCTCTgccagaaagaattttttttggctatgccagcagcatgcagaagttcctgggccaaggatccaaccagtgccacagcagcaacccgaaccgaaacagtgacaatgctggatcctttacccactgagccagcagggaactccctagaaagaATTCTTAGTGCTGTTTATGCTAGTAAAAATAGGGTGCACATTATAACCACAGACGCTTTCtcctaggagaaaaaaagaaactggaagcaACCACATCACAGCCTCACAATGGGTGCCCGAGTCacagatgcttttcttttctaaaatcctTCTCAATGAGCAAAGGTTCCTTTTATAACCAGAAAACAACTGCTGCTTACAATTAGCCTCCCTCAGAGGGCGCCGGGTGTGGCTATTACAATGGGGTCCGTGGACACTGGGTGCCGCCCACGCAGTTTGCCCCTGGTCCCTGAGGAACCACGTAGAAAGTGGAAAGAAACGTTTCGAATGTACGCAGTGTGGCCGAATGGCTGGGTTTACTGAACTTaataagaaattaggagttcccgtcgtggcgcagtggttaacgaatccgactaggaaccatgaggttgcgggttcggtccctgcccttgctcagtgggttaacgatccggcattgccgtgagctgtggtgtaggttgcagatgtggctcggatcccgcgttgctgtggctctggcgtaggccggcagctacagctccgatgagacccctagcctgggaacctccatatgccgcaggagcggcccaagaaatagcaaaaaaaaaaaaaaattgtatcagggaaataacaattaaaaaataaatcaactggaaaaaaaataaaaaacaacagaaaaaaaacttggtgggggggggaatcAGTAATTGGGATTTTATGGGCTGAATGTTTGTGCCTCTCCCAAGTTCACACCCTAGTGTGATATGCGGAGGTGtgtctttgggaggtaattaggtttagtaGATGTCCTGAGAGTGGAGGCCTTGTGACGGGATTAGCGGTtttaggaggaggaaagagacctctctccctgccctcctctctctctctctctctgccaagtgaggatgtggggaaaaggggtctatctgcaagccaggaagaggaccCTCACCAGGAAACCAAATCCGCTGGCACCTGCACCTTAACCTTGGACGTCTctgcctccagaaccgtgagaaacAGATTCCTACTATTTATGCCACCCAGTCTGTcattttgtcatggcagcctgagctgaccgAAACAAAGATAAATCATATTTaaatgcaatttttctttttgttggccacacccgcagcctgttgaagttcccgggccaggggctgaacccgcaccacagcagtggcctgagccccTGTAataacaaggccagatccttaacacactgtgccacaagggaactccctaaatgcaatgtttttaaaaatcaaaattaatgctaAAAAGTCCATGACAAACAAAACATCAACATTTCCAATAGatgcaacacccccccccccaatcacaCTCATCCCAGTGAAATGAGTCCAGTGGCCCCTCTGGGCCAGGCGGAGCATCGAAAACAGGAAGGGAGGTAGGATGTGACTGTCAAACCGTCTGTAAGGCTTCCCAGGAGTGAGTGCTACAGACAGCCTCTGAGGGCGACAGTCCCTGAGTCTCTTCTTAGCCCTGGTTCCTTCCGAATGACTCCCTTTCCCTATGGGCTCTGCTCTTTTCTCCCTCAAACAATCACAACAGATAAGCGGGTTTTCTACCAGCTCAGGCAGATTTCAGCGCAAACGCTCAAACATACTGAGCAAACAGAGTGGGGCACCGTGGGCGACGCTCAAGAGCCCAGGACACAGGTCTACCCCCTGGCGGGAAGGGGAGGGTGCTGAGATGTTCTGGAATAACCCCCACAAGCCTATTGCTTCAGCTGGGTTATCTCAGTGTGAGAACCCAGCCCAGGAGCTGCACGCAGTCTGAAACAGCGTCGAACTTTCCAACTTCCCGGAGAGGCTGGACGCTTGCTCAACCACACGGCCCCCACGGAGCCCACCTGCCCACCCAGCACAAAAGGCAGTGGCCCAACCCTCTGCAGTGCCAAGGCGGGGATGGGAATTAACCTTGAGACACCACTAGCATACAGATTCCCAAGCCctgatttctttaaagaagaaaaaaaaaaggcttctttgCTTTTTGTAAATCACGAGAACATCCCACATGCAGCTGCGAGCGAGACCTTCTTTTTTTGCTCCACGCCCCAGTGCCACTGCGGCCTGAAGGGCCTGGGCACAGCTGGCCGGCTGGCCAAGCAGGAGGGCGGTGGAGCAGGATGGCTGTGCCTGCCCTGCCTCGGGCGGTCTTTCAGCAAGGGCTCCTGGGTGCCCGGCCCCACGCAGATGTGACGTGCCTGGACTTTGGGAACTGCCCCGAGAGGCTGGGGCTGCACagctcctcctcccagcctgggGCTCCTGAACCACTGCCACCTGCTCAagtcccccgcccccagcagccctggagcCGTACCGTGGTTTCCCATCTGAAAGTAGGTCTTCAAGGCCTCCTCTGGTCCCCGGCGGACGACCCACCTGCTGGGGGAGTACTGATGCTCCAGCTCCTACGGGACACAGGCACAAGGTTCCAGAAGACCTTTGGCCTCCACATAGATGTGCCCCCGCCCCATGCTCCTCTCTGCAAGGAGATGCCTCTTCCCAGATCTCTCAGGTTCTCCCAGATGCCCTCAGCCCCCTGCAACCCCTGCCCCAGTCTCCAGCCGGGCAACCTGCGTCCCGCTACGAATGAATCCGGTGTTTCAGATACAACAGTGCAGATGCTGTCAGATCCATGGTCTAGAGCAGGGGCCAGGCCTTTAACCAGCAGGACAGCCTTAAAGCGGAGGTGAGGAGGTCCCGCAAGGTGGGACCCATGGGCACCGCTTCTACAGCAGCTAAGAGCAGGGGAAGCGGGGAGCTGAGGTGGCTACTGCAGAGAAAGTGACGTGAACTGATCTTCCCTGAGCGGGTATGATTCTGACTGCAGGCGGACACAGCACGACCAGAGGCACGGAGgtgaagagggaaggggaagggtcCGTTTGGAAATGCTGACCAGCCAGACTGCTCAAACACGAGGTGAGGCTGggaagctggggctggagggtcTCGGACGTCAGGCTCCAGGCGGAAAGTAATAAGGAACCAGGTTTTGGAGAAAGGGCTCAGAGGCAAAACAGCAGCAAGTAGGTGAAGGCCGGCCTGGGCAATCTGAGGACAGGGTGGCTTCTGCGAACAGTCTTGGGCCCTGGAGTCAGATGGGCCGAGGCCCATCCAAGCGCCATCACTTAGAGGCTCTTTGACCGCGGGCAACTTGCAGCCAGTTCCCTCCTGGGCCTAAGGGGCAAAATACTACTGTCTACTTCCTTTACAAGGCTTGTAGCTTTCAGCCTTGGGAGGTTACACAGCCTGCGGGGCTGACAGCTACATGGCATGCAAATGAGGGTTATTTCCTCTTCCCACCGAACAGGGTTCTTGGCCAAAAGGGTCTTTGGAACCGAACAGCCGTCCTTGTAGGATGGTCACAGCCAGAGCCCGCACACTCCGTGAGCTCCATCGCCATCATCtttattgctgttatttatgGTAAAGGCAATGCAATGGGTTTCTGAGAGGGCTTTGATattttaggggtgtgtgtgtgtgtgtgtgtgagagagagacagagagagacaaaggatGGGATTTCTTGGGGGCAGTATCCATAACTGTCATTAGATCCTTAAGTGTGTCCATAATCAGAAAAGGGATCACTGCCTAAAATGTAGCAAAACTAGTTaggaaattataaatgaatgCTAATCATCACAAGTGCTTTGCATACGCAGTAAATACCAGCCTCACAAGGCATGTAAATGAAGTGACCTTCAGTAAATACTAGCCTTCCTGCCACCTTTGGTGTCTGGCCCATCCTGCATACACATTGCACAACCTCAGAGAACTTCCAGCTCCAACCTTCTCTTTGTTTATGGATATTCACATAAGCCAGGGTCATGCTAATTTTTTCTACCTTAAAatgaggtgaggagttcccattgtggcccagcagtaacaaacccaactattgtcctcgaggactcgggtttgatccctggccttgctcagtgggctaaggatctggtattgctgtcagctgcagtgtaggttgcagacgcggctgggatccctcgtggctgtggctgtagcctaggccagcagctgcagctgcgatttgacccccagcctgggaacttccatatgtttcaggggagtccatagaaagaaagaaaaaaaaaatcaggctaagGCAACAAAAGCCTGTCTGCcgtgaaaagtaaaataaatcgcAGCGCTAAAGCTTTAGGGAGCTGGCACGCAGCAGGTTCTCAATGGCGCCCACAGGAGTGGTTCTAAACTTTCCTCTCAACTCCCGCCTAATTTCTGAGCTACACTCCTCTGCCCCAGCCTCTCCTTGTGATCCGCCTACCTCCTTAGACATCTTCTTCCAGGGAGCCTCACGCTTACAACCTTCACCCGCGACATCCATCCCAGAGTCCAACCGGGTGGGCACGCGCCCCGCCATTTTATAAAAGGTGGGCGGGGCTCCGCTTAGACCCCGCCCCAAGGGGCCCCGCCCGAAAGTACTGCGCCGGCGCGCGCGTTCCTGGTCCTTCCTCGAGGGAGTGGACTGAGTTCAAATCGCCCGCGCCGGGCCCGCACGATGATTGGCTCCGGGCAGGGGCACCGGCTTCCGATTGGCTCGCGCGCCGGGGTAAGGGGGCGCTGCGCAGGAAGTGGGCGGACCTGCGGGGCTGTTGAGGCGGCGGGTCTCCGGCTGGCGATCTCTCTGAGGGTGCCATGAGTTGCATCAATTTGCCCACCGTACTGCCCGGCTCCCCCAGCAAGACCCGGGGGCAGATCCAGGTGCGGGCGTGTGGGTGGAGGCGGACTCAGGGTCATAATCGTGTCGGGCCGGCTGTCTGTGCGCACCACGTCCTCAAGTGACCTCTCCTTCTTTCCTAGGTGATTCTCGGACCCATGTTCTCAGGAAAAAGGTAATGGCCTCGCGGGGCGGAGCTGGGACGggaccccctcctcctcctccaacccCCGAGGCCCCGTCCTCCTTCTCTGGCGCCCTGCCTGCCCCGAGCGTGCTGCCCCCCTCGGAGCCCCCTCTGGGACAGCCCCCGCTGCCCGACCCCCGCGATCTCGCCCAGGCTGCCCCTCTTCCCCCTGGGATCGTTCCGCCAGCGCTCCTTCCGGGAGCTGCTCACAGCTGCTTGCCCTTTAGCCCCTCACTAGTCTGCTCTGAGGCGGGCCGGGCCCCGGGCGCCCTGCATCTCGTCTCCTTCCCGTGAGGGCACCGCGCTGGGCGGGTGGTAGACCCAGTCTCGGAGCCAGGGGGGCCCATGAGCCCCCAGTAATTCCCCTGGCCCCTTCCTATACGGCCCCGGAGGACGCTCTGGCTCCAGTGCCTTGCCCACGAGGCTGGGGCTCGGGGCGGGCCCTCGGACCCGAGACAAAGCGTTTCCCATATTGCACCAAAAGGTTTTGCGAAGTGCATTCAGACTGGGTGAAAGCTATGGGGTGAGGTTCCTTTGGAATGGAAGCTGGATCCCTCTCCTCCGCTTGAGGTCTGGCCAGCCCTTGCCAGCTGGCCTGGGGCCCTTTCTTGTCACCCTCCCCGCCCAGAACAGCCGAACTTCCCGCCCCGCCCAGCTCCTCCCAAGCCCCTCCCTCCCGGGTCTAAGCTGCAACTCTCCCTGCGGCCCATCCTCTTCTGGCTGGTCCTTCCCACCCTTCAAGGGCTCAGGCTGTGCACTCCCAGAAAGTGGTGGGGCGCCCGGCTTGTGCGGATGGGGTCCTCCTCACCCCTCTTATGGCCTCACCGGCCGCCTGCTCTTGCAGTACGGAGCTGATGAGACGGGTCCGCCGCTTCCAGATTGCCCAGTACAAGTGCCTGGTGATCAAATACGCCAAAGATACACGCTACAGCAGCAACTTCTCCACGCATGACCGGTCAGTCCCGGCCCCTTCTGTCCCCACACCTTTTGTGAGAAGCCCAGGGAAAATCCACACGGCCCGGAATATACTGTCACAGCCCTGTCCTGTGGCTAgttagcaacgcaggatccctaacccactggatgaggccagggatcgaacccgtgtcctcatggacactagtcgagtttgttgctgctgagccacgatgaggcCTCCAGGCTGAGTTATATTTAATTggagtttttaaaggaattaaaacattttgttggTCCCTAAACCGTCATGGGCCCCTGGCACTGAACCTGATGGAGTCACCTTGTctgtgccccccccacacacacacacgagtagAGTGAAGAGCTTTGCGTCCCAGTTAAGCTCTGCGTCGAGcgttgctattttcttttttttttctttttgtcctttttgccatttcttgggccactcccgaggcatatggaggttcccaggctaggggtcaaatcggagctgtagccgccggcctaagccagagccatagcagcgcaggatccaagccatgtctgcgacctacacccagctcacggcaacgccggatccttaacccactgagcaagggcagggaccgaacccacaacctcatggttcctagtcggattcgtcaacaactgcgccaccacaggaactcccgttGCTACTTTCCAGTCCAAGGTCATGGCATTGAATGACTGGTTTTCCGAACAAAGCCTCCTCTTCTCCCCGGATGCCCCCTCTCCCTGGGTGCTAAGGTCTTCAGGCCTGGGCAGCCTGCTTTgcaggtggagggtggggtggtcATGAGTGCGGTTCCGGGTCTTGGGCGCCCTTGCGTCACACACGCTCTGGCTTTGTGTCCCCAGGAACACCATGGAGGCCCTGCCAGCCTGCCTGCTCCGGGACGTGGCCCAGGAGGCCCTGGGCGTGTCTGTCATAGGCATCGACGAAGGGCAGTTTGTAAGTTGATGCGTCCTGACAACAGGCTTCCTAGGAACCCCTGACTGTCCCTTTTCCCATTTCTGATCTTTTCCTAAGTTAGCTTGCTTTCACTAGGGTTTGAATTCTCCTTACTGCTTTCTGTGTTATTGTCATGTGGGatttattatatcttttaaaaaaaatttaagtgagcAAAAACATTTGATTTCTTGGGAGTctcctgggggctcagcaggttaaggacctgacattgtcaccgctgtggcgtggatttgatctctggcctaggaactaaTCTGTCCTGCGGGTACggcaaagaaatttttttttttttttggatttctcaACACTGGTATTTAGGGAGGGTGTGGTTCTCTTTGGCTCATTGTTGCTTCTTGCTTGTTCCTTATGGGTTCACTTTTCCTTCTGCTGAAATACACCCTGTAGTAGTTCCTGCAGCCAGGACAAGCCAGTGGGACGTTCTCCTCGTCTTAATATGAAAAtggctttcttttgtttcctagtttcaggaaatgcaaatggaaatagCAAATGGCAGTGGCCATTATTTCCCCTTCTCGCTCCTGAGAGGCTGCTCTGGACCTGACCTCACTTTCCTGGGGTGAGGGGGACCCGGCCCGCCTATCCACTCTCAGGCGGTGCATCcccggcccccccacccccaccccaggtgtgGCTTAGTTAACCATGTACtcttgctgggagttcccgttgtggctcagtgggttaagaatccaaccgatatccatgaggatgcatgtttgatccctggcctcactcagcaggttaaggatccagagatgtcagaagctgtggtctaggtcacaggtgcggctcggaccccacgttgctgtggctgtggtgtaggccagcagctgcagctctgattcgacccctagcctgggaacttagttccatatgctgcaagtgcagccaggaaaaaagccaaaaacccctTATTCTTGTTGGTTTTGAGtccattctcttccttccttgtctttctggaaaccttgttttaaagtctcttcaagggagttcccgtcatggcgcagcagaaacgaatccgactaggaaccatgaggttgtgggttcgatccctggcctcactcagtgggtcaaggatctggcgttgctgtgagctgtggtgtaggttggcagctgtagctccgattggacccctagcccgggaacctccatgtgctgcaggtgcagccctaaaaaaagcaaaaaaaaaaaaaagtctctccagGAATGTGTTTCTAGCCGAGTTTGAGGGTTGTCTTTTGTGGTCTTGAACGAAGGAGACTAAAACTCATGGCCAACGGGGTTTACTTCAGCCCTGGGGCCGTGTTGTAGTCGCCCCAACCTCCACTCGCTGGCAGGAGCTCCCGTGACAAATAGACCCAGATTTGCAGTGGCTTATCAGGGAGGAAGTTTATTCCAAGTCCTCAGTGCACAGGGATGTTCcagaccctggcctggggccGTCACAGCCCCATGCTCTGCTCCCCCTGGAGCCTGAGGGCCTGCTGACCCAGGCGGGGTGTATCTTTTAGCGCGTCCCCTGTGGGGGGCTCCTAGCCGCCCGGGCCTGCTCGCCCAGCTCGCTGTGTCGCTTCCATTTCTGACCCTCGAGATGACCAGCTGGCCTCCGAGCACAGCTGTGTCCTACCTGCTTGTCACCTGCACatccatttctctcttcttgCGGCCGTGCGGCGGAGGGGCTGCGGGAGGAGGGGCGCTCCGGGTGGGGAGGGGCCGCAgctctcccctttcctttctggaCGCCGGCTCGGGAGGGCTCGGGGGACCTTGGGTCAGCTTTTGGGGTGTGGCGCTCAGAACAAGGAGTGGGAGCTTGGGGGAGGCTCTCCCTTCAGACCCAGTGCTCAGGGTGGCTCCCTGAGCGGATGCCAAGGGTTTTCCCAGGGCCGAGCCAGACACCTGGAGGGACCTTCCTCTTCTGACTCCTCCTTGGTTGACAGCCAAGTGCCCTGGGTCTGGAGCTGGCGGGCCACCTGCCCCACAGTTCTGTTCtccgtttcttttctttttttggagggtgggatgcacccga
The Phacochoerus africanus isolate WHEZ1 chromosome 14, ROS_Pafr_v1, whole genome shotgun sequence DNA segment above includes these coding regions:
- the TK1 gene encoding thymidine kinase, cytosolic isoform X2 produces the protein MSCINLPTVLPGSPSKTRGQIQVILGPMFSGKSTELMRRVRRFQIAQYKCLVIKYAKDTRYSSNFSTHDRNTMEALPACLLRDVAQEALGVSVIGIDEGQFFPDIVEFSETMANEGKTVIVAALDGTFQRKVEVIGGADKYHSVCRLCYFKKTGLPIGLDSKENRENGLALGVRRLFGPHQLLQCSQAN